A segment of the Acomys russatus chromosome 30, mAcoRus1.1, whole genome shotgun sequence genome:
CCATGCAAGCACTTTCACTCACTTTCTCAGCTTTTATGTAGGCTGTGAAGTTATTCTGAGCTATTTTGGTTCCCACTCAAGCACAGAGCCTGAGTTTAAGACGCCTAAAGTTCTGCCCACCCGGAGGAGGTGGTCGGGATTAATATGCGAGGAACAGGCTTTGGAGCCTGCATGAAATCTGTCTCCTCCTTGCTAGGTTATTCCTACCAGTTGAGGACAGTAAGCCTTACTTCAAGGAGGCTGCTAGAAAGTAAGGTTCAGCCACCTTCCTGCCCTATCCGCCTTTGGGGGTTTGGGGATGGAGGTGGGTGGGTAAACAAATGCTGGAGTCCTTTGTGGGAGGACAGTGTTTTCTGCTTGTTATTAGACAAGTGGCTCGGCGCGAGGAAGCGAGGGAGCCCAGCGACGCTGCTCTGACACAGGacacaaccccaccccaccccaccgggAGCGGGACGGCGGGCGAGGTTACTCTTCCACGAGCGGTCCCGGGCGCGCACGCGCAGTGGCTCACGGGCCACGCCGCGGCTGTTGTGGGTCGGTGGGCGGGGCGGCGGGCTGACAGAGCGAGGCGTCGCCGCACCGAGGGCCCTCGCGGGGCGCAGGCTTCATCGGTGCCGGGCGGCGACGGCTGCTGCCGGGCTGCTTCTCCAGGTCGCTGTCTTCCAGGCTCCGGCCGGTGGTCGGCATGGCCCGTGAGTGTGCAGACCGTTTTGGGGGTCGCGGGGAGGGAGGGCGCTCAGCGGCTGGGGGAGGAGCgggagctggaggagggaggtggggggggggggacacagggCGGGACGGTGGCTCCGGGAGGGACAGGTCCGGGCTCTCAGGTGTGCTTGAGGACAGCACCTGCCGAGAGCCTGTGTAGCCGCCCAGTCGCAGCGGGCGCCTGAGGTCTGAAAGCCTGGTGAGGAACCCAGGGTCCCCGCCAGCTCTTTTGTTTGGTCGTCGAAGGGAACGTTCCTGtgctcagcctctgctggcttgAAACTGGCAAACCTATGTAGGGGCTGAAAGGTGGGACCTGGCGAGGAGATCTTCTGTGCATTTCCCTCCGCACCCATCAGAAGCCTGAATTTATTTCGAGTGTGGCCTGTGTACACAACCACTGCgatggctatttttaaaaatattttattccttattgttttattttgtattttcgaTTTccctgtgtacccctggctgtcctggaattatcTCTGTAGACGAAACTGCCTTCGCATTCagggatgcacctgtctctgcctcccgactgctgggattaaaggtggctaGTTAACACCTACACCCATGTGATAATATACTTAAGTTCTTGAAGGTTCCACTCAAGCTTTCTCCTTACTAGTCTGGGAATAACTATGGAATACTCCGGATTCttactaataaatataaataaaactttaaggcTTATGTAAAAATGACTCTTtaatattaataacaattttGAGGATGGGAAAAGAGCATGACTGTTCATCATTGTAGGTGGAAATCAAAGGGAACTTGCCCgccagaaaaacatgaaaaagaccCAGGAAAttagcaaaggaaaaagaaaagaggatagCTTGACTACCTCTCAGAGAAAGCAGAGGTGAGTAGTGCTGATACGGGTTTCAAGTCATGATTGCCATGTTTTCAGAATGAATGAAGAACATGTTTAAACCCTCCTTAGACCTGAGCCTGGCCTACAGTAAGCGTGAACACTGTGTATCTGTGTAGCTCTGAGTACACTGAAACCACACTGTGGTCACTGTCCTAACCTCTGGGTGAAGAATTTCAAGCCCCCAAGCTGTCATCTGTTTGCAGAGAATCTTTAACAGCTCCTACAGACTCTTTAAGAGTTTTACtgtagaaaaataacaaacatttttcttatgtAAGCACTGTTACTGCTCAGGATACAGTGTTTCCAAAGTGGACAGCTTGCCCAAGGAGTCAGATTAACAAGTGACTCAATTATAGACAGGAGTGTAGTGAAAACACGGAAACAATGTATGGGCTCTGGAGGTCCGCTGCAGGGAGAGTGTTCAGACACAGGATTGGTAGAAGACCCCATGCTACTCAACTCAGAGACCAGCATAGGCTAAAGAGACCTACAGACCTCGTCTCAAAACCAGGGGAGGTGTgcactgaggatgtagctcagcagtagaagACACTTGCCTAACATCTGTAAAGCCCCAAGTTCCATCCCTACACTTCACATGACTTTGTATGACAAGTAATACATGACAGCCACATTAGCACTGTAATGCCCTGGGCCTAGTGTTGATCAGTTGTAATCCTAGGACTGAGGAGGCTGTTGTAGGAGAGtccagagtttgaggccaccctggactaTGTGGCAAGatactgtctcaagaaaagataaatgcttcttttctttttctttctttctttctttctttctttctttctttttttttttttttcatttattgtgcGTGTGCTTGAGTGCACATGTGTCTTGTTGGcccaagaaaattatttaatagGTTACAGATGCTTTGCGTACTTGAGCTGCAGGTTCAAATctcaggagaacacacacacacacacacacacacacacacacacacacacacacacggctctgAACTTGATCCTTACTAAGCACACTAAATCAGTTTTATTATACCTATCTGTGGATATAAACCACAGTTGAGACTTCTTAATCAAGAAGATCAAATCCTTTCACGTAGGAGGCACataggtccttgtgctcacagataaacATGGGGAATGGGAGTGTTAGACACGCAGGGTTGTCTCTTCACCGGGAGAGATGTATAAATTgttttctgcccagaaggctgggaatgACCTTTGTGCTATCTGGGTGGCCAGGACACAGGGGCTCCCCAAGACCCTTATCTCGAGCTTTTTGGTCAGTCAGTCTGTAGCTCTGTCCTCCTCCAGACCTTTATCATGAGCTTGTTTATCTTGAGCCCATTTCCTTGGTTAATCTATAGAACTTATCTTTATGGAAAATGTCACTTGTACTTTACTAAGAGTCTTTAACGTAGTCGTGTCTTAAGGTTTGTTGTATACACAGAATTGAGTTAATTGTATCACCAGGAAACTCTTTTCCAGATTGTGCTGTGCTTactatgcctaaaataaactacccAATTGTAGACCCTCAAAGTTTGAGCCAACATTGGCTCCTGAGCTGTTCTGAACCAGAGTGCAGTCTTATCTCACACAGCAGTAATTACTTTGCTGGCCTTGGTGGTCACAGAGACCCTGCACCTTAagtgtcactttctcttcctttatgACTGTcaaggtgtgtttgtatgtgtgtgcgtgcttcACCTAAGCCCTGCGCCTCCAGCACTGAGCCTTTAGACCACGTTACCATGCCCTGATTTTACACAGATTTGTATGGCAAGAACTTTAATAACTGATAAATCTCCCCAGCCACAGTGACAGTTACTAAAAAAGCAATAAGCTCGCCTTAAGTTTCTGTTAGTTCACCTTGGAGTAAAGAGCATAGATCAGTGACCCTATTCTAGCCTGTTTAGAAATGGTCATTGTTTAGCTAGTGCCCAATCCCTTAAAATGTGCTAGATGTGACATGTCACCTCTATCCGTTATCACCCTAAAATAGTGCTCACACCAGTGTGAAGAACAGGGaagtggtttggtttgtttgagacccAGAGTATCACTATTGTGCACAGTTGCACTTgggattcccctgcctctgctttgcagATTCTGGGCACCAGGCGTTAGCTGCCACGTCTGGCTTGGGGCTCTGAACCTGAGTATTACTAAGGTCATACAGCAAATACTGCAGAGCTTGGTTTGAAACAGGAGAGTAACTTTCATTGTTATTTTCCATTTGATTCGTTTCTCTGTAgattcccctttctttttctattgtatttataGAAAAGTCATCTTATCTTAGATGTAGCAAATAGTGAACTAAAGTCTCATTCACAATTTATATGTTAACATAGGAAAGACCTCTGATTTTGAAATGTGATTTGGGCTTTTATatatagactttaaaaaatatatttatttttattttatgtgtacgagtattttccctgcatgtatgtatgtttgctaCCTGCATGTCTGATGCTCATGGAGTCAGAAAAGtcattggatcttctggaactgaagttacagacagttgcaagccaacatgtgggttctggaaacagaactcaggtcctctgcaacagcagcaacggcaactaactgctgagccatcttgcccccctttctgttttttaaatatgaaacatgataataataataacgtgAGAGTTGTTGGACttaggcaaaaaaataaaaataaaacacagtgctTGGCACATAGTAGAAggtggctttggtttggtttggctggatctctctctctctctcttttttttttttttttttttgagacagggcctcacactgTATCTCTGGCTTGACTGGAACTCAGTATGCAGCTCAGACTGGCCTAAAACTGGTAGCAATATTTGCCTCTCGTGTCCTGGAATCCAGCCGGGGATGCTGATACATAGCTATGTAGTATGTTTAATGATATGGAGTCCTGTGCCTGCAAATGAGGCCCTGAATTTGATGCCTACTGTCACTAAATACTATTCTTctgttttgtgggattttttttaaagaaaaatatttataagcacTCACCTGCCCCAGGTTagtctggaactttctgtgtagtcGAGtcagaccttgaatttctgatcctcttgcttctcccaagtgcttgggttaTGGGAGTGCATCACCACACTCAGCAACCActaactatatatataaaaaaaaggcatttaaaaatatacatgtaagTATGGGCCCCACTAACTCAGGGATCCCCAGCCTCAGGCAGCTTGGTCATTGTTCATACATGACATGTGAAGATTCAACCAGGGAGACACAAGGATTAAGAAAGTTCTTCAAATACCTTGTATTTCATTAGAGGAATCCAATAAGTGTTGACTATTTGATttggggctttaaaaaaaagctgGATTGTTGTCATTCCAGTACTGAGAAAACAGAGGCAACAGGGTCAAGAGCTCACAGTCTTCTTGGGTAGGTATCAACTTGAAGGCCATTCctggctgcatgagaccctgcctcaaaaaaagaaatcaaagaattatAACATCTATGCCATAGTCCTATGTGTCTGTTAGGGCATATGGGGGACTGCTAAATGCAGAGGCAATGGCGGGTGGGTTtccgtgagttggaggccagtctggtctccatagtgaactcaagggcagccatggctacacagtgagactgtcttctcccttcccccttcccacccaAATGAAAGAGCTCTGAGGTTATTTGTCCAAAGCTGTGATAACTGTAGCATGGTCTGACTTGAATGGCTTTCCAGCCTTTGCTTTTCCAACTGTCATGGGAAAGCATGACTTTATGTCTTCTTCTAATGTACCAAAGGGGTTATATATAGGCAACAATGAGAGCATAATATCAGTTTCCTGTGAAAACTAAATTCCTTTTTCTCTATTACAGGGACTCGGAGATCAtgcagcagaagcagaaggcagcCAATGAGAAGAAATCTATGCAGACAAGAGAAAAGTGAAGACTGGCCTTTTGGAAAGCCCGGGTGCTACTGCCAGTGGGGTGCAGCataggctctaagatcaagatTTCTCAGAGTGGCTATGTTACATGGGCCATAACTTACCCCATAAAACTCTCTAtttgaaactttaatttttatcctTACTTAATGTGATGATTTAAGACCATCTTCAAGGAATAAAGTACTGACCATGCATGTGACATCTTggtgaatattatttttttttatcaaaagagAACATGTTTGTAATTTATTAAATAGGTTATGTGTTACATTTGCACTGTTAGGACCACAGTCCCTGACTAAGAAGTCGAGGGAGGAACAAattggctcatggcttcagaggaTTCACTCCTTCATaggcaggagagcagagcagCTCGGTCCATGGTAGTAGGAGCACATAGCAGGGCTGTCACGTCACAGCAGCAGTCCACGCCTGGGCAGGAACCTGCTTAACACTGAGAGTCCTACTCCGTCCAGTAGGCCTCGTCCTCTAAAGCTCCCATTGCCTCCCAAACAGGACCCCAGTGGGGGGCAAGCGCCAAACTGTGAGCTCTGGGAGATACTTGAGATGCCAGCGACATGGGTGACATGATTCAGGAGTAGGGTCTCTCATAGAAATCTAGAATTTTGTTTGGTCTTATGCTTTGTTAAgtagtttgatttggtttttttgttttgtttttcaagacaaggtttctctgtgtggccctggctgtcctggacttgctttgtaaaccaggctggccttgagcttttagagattggcctgcctctgcctacctagtgctgggtttaaaggcaagtgccaccatgcctgcctggttttgttgttttcagaaaCAATCTATTCTGTAGCCCAGGGGATTATTAAACAGACAATaaccctcctgccttggccttctgagTTCTAGAAGTTCATAAGTGTGGCCACAATGCTAGGCTAAAGTAGATCGTTAAGTTTCTGTTTGTtagacattttcttaaaattttaactatttatggagtgtgtgtgtgtgagagagagagagagagagacagagagacagagacagagatggcaCCTGAAGGAAATCAAAGGATACAtttgaggagtcagttctttccttcctttttacagGACCATTGTTTCTGCACCATTGTCCTGGCAGTTCTATGTCCACCTCCCCATTTGCAGCATGAGCGCTAAAGGTGCATTTGCAGATCTCCACATCCAGggttttcacatgggttctggcaATTGAGCTTAGGTTGTCTCGCCTGTACTTGtgccttcaccagctgagccCCAATCTTGAGGTTTTCTCTGGTGGGGCTGGGGTACAGCACCATTAGAGTGCTTGCCCTAGTTCACTgtccagcaccacacacaaaactgtgTGCCTTTGTGTTAGATAATGTTTTGCTTTGTAACCAGCTGCTTTACTACAAGAATTCACACTGGTACAAACCAGGAAGACCAACCAAATGGGTGGGAATCAAGCGAGGGCTCTGCAAGGGGTCTACTTAgactttgacatttctttttctaaatgttaTATTCTGAATGTTTTCAAAATTCCAGGTCTTGAGgacctggggaggtggctcagtcggTAAAATGGTTACCAgccaagcatgaggatctgagttcagatgcctCGCAACCCCATGAAAGGCTCGATATGTGGGGTgcacctatcatcccagcactggagaaacagACGGGAGGATCCCTGGAGCCAGACTAGCATAATCTgcaagcttcaggttcaatgagaaactGGTTAAAAAAGCAAATACCAATAGAGGAAGACTCATTatatcaacctctgacctctgacctccacacacatccatacacaaaaaCCTGAGGCTTGGGGCTGGGTATATGAGTTTTGTCTCACATAAGGCCTCTAGTATCCCCGGCTGATAGTGAATTTGACATTTTGCTGAAGATGACCTTCAAAggctgatcctcctgactctacctcccaagacCTAAGAATACAGACCTCCCACTATGCTCAGTTTATATGGTGCTATGGTGTGAACACAGGACTTCGTCCATGCTGGACAGTTtaccaaccaccaccacacacacacacacacacacacaccacaccaatgT
Coding sequences within it:
- the Serf1a gene encoding small EDRK-rich factor 1; translation: MARGNQRELARQKNMKKTQEISKGKRKEDSLTTSQRKQRDSEIMQQKQKAANEKKSMQTREK